In Sporocytophaga myxococcoides, the sequence TAATTAAGTATAACAGTATAACAAGTATAACACGGAATGAGGATGGGGGTACTGTTTTTTGTAAAAGGCACGGCATGAAAAAGTTAAGGCTAACAAAAGATGAACATATAAGACTGGAATCGGGCTTTAAAGAATGGCTTGCGGTTACAGGTTATGCAGTATCCACGGTAAACAGCCTTCCTGCTAATATCAGAGAGTTCTTCCACTGGCTTGAACAGGAAAACATGGCTATAAATGATTTAACACCTGCGGAGGTTCTCCGCTACTTCATTTATCTGAAAGAGCGACCAAGACAAAGAAAGACAGGGGCATTAAGCAATAATTATTTATTAAAGCATCTTCAGGCCATAAAGCGTTTAAGCGACTACCTTAGAAACACAGATCAAGAGAGCTTTGATGCGGATATTGTCATTACCGGAGATAAACGAAAAATCCCGGAAATACTAAGCAGGGAAGAAATAAAGCAGCTGTATGAAGCAACGGAAGACAGCCCAATGGGACTCAGAGATAGAGCCATGTTAGCGGTTTATTATGGCTGTGGACTAAGAAGAAATGAAGGTATAAGCCTTGATACGGGAGATATTTTAACGGATAAAAACCTGCTGTATGTGAGAAATGGTAAGAACTATAAAGAGCGTTATGTACCAATGACAGCAGAGGTAAAAGAAGATATAGAGAGTTACCTGCTTTATGGGAGGCCTTTTTTAGTGAAAGAGGAATACGAAGAAGCCTTCTTTTTAACGGAAAGAGGAGAGAGGCCGGAAGGT encodes:
- a CDS encoding tyrosine-type recombinase/integrase, which codes for MKKLRLTKDEHIRLESGFKEWLAVTGYAVSTVNSLPANIREFFHWLEQENMAINDLTPAEVLRYFIYLKERPRQRKTGALSNNYLLKHLQAIKRLSDYLRNTDQESFDADIVITGDKRKIPEILSREEIKQLYEATEDSPMGLRDRAMLAVYYGCGLRRNEGISLDTGDILTDKNLLYVRNGKNYKERYVPMTAEVKEDIESYLLYGRPFLVKEEYEEAFFLTERGERPEGQSLHIRLKQLAEKAEIDKVSGLHKLRHTIATHLLESGMSLENIALFLGHESLESTQIYTHILNNDL